The Pseudomonas sp. TH06 genome has a window encoding:
- a CDS encoding ABC transporter permease: MNWEIIIKWLPKLAQGATLTLELVAIAVIAGLLLAIPLGIARSSKLWYVRALPYAYIFFFRGTPLLVQLFLVYYGLAQFDVVRNSSMWPYLRDPFWCATATMTLHTAAYIAEILRGAIQAIPPGEIEAARALGMSKPKAMFYIILPRAARIGLPAYSNEVILMLKASALASTVTLLELTGMARTIIARTYLPVEIFFAAGVFYLLMSYVLVRGFKLLERWLRVDACQGR; this comes from the coding sequence ATGAATTGGGAAATCATCATCAAGTGGCTGCCGAAACTGGCGCAGGGCGCGACCCTGACTCTGGAACTGGTGGCCATTGCCGTGATCGCAGGTCTGCTGCTGGCGATTCCGCTGGGCATCGCCCGCTCTTCGAAGCTGTGGTACGTACGCGCTTTGCCCTACGCCTACATCTTCTTTTTCCGTGGCACGCCGTTGCTGGTTCAACTGTTCCTGGTCTACTACGGCCTGGCACAGTTCGACGTGGTCAGGAACAGCTCGATGTGGCCGTACCTGCGCGATCCGTTCTGGTGCGCCACCGCGACCATGACCCTGCACACGGCGGCTTACATCGCCGAAATTCTGCGTGGTGCGATCCAGGCCATTCCACCGGGCGAAATCGAAGCGGCGCGGGCCTTGGGCATGTCCAAACCGAAAGCGATGTTCTACATCATCCTGCCGCGTGCCGCGCGCATCGGCCTGCCGGCCTACAGCAACGAAGTGATCCTGATGCTCAAGGCCAGCGCCCTGGCCAGCACGGTGACGCTGCTGGAACTGACCGGCATGGCCCGCACGATCATCGCCCGCACCTACCTGCCGGTGGAGATCTTCTTCGCGGCTGGCGTGTTCTATCTGCTGATGTCCTACGTGCTGGTGCGCGGCTTCAAGCTGCTGGAGCGCTGGCTGCGCGTCGATGCCTGCCAAGGGCGTTGA
- a CDS encoding methyltransferase, with the protein MPAKGVDSSHVLTGENLLARFTALDAFLTKHQALWKPRPFTHLSLAWEASYPELALWLRGRSLEDAENAHNQPADLADAPEPFASLAALSAELSAVGELPGHALEAAGHRLNVDVPGRKWQQIEAFASRLSFASQPTHWLDWCSGKGHLGRRLLGAGQQLTCVEYDPALVVSGQALSQRHHLHALHVEQDVLATNASDVLSAIHTPVALHACGDLHVRLMQLASAAGCQQLAIAPCCYNRTSRTEYKALSAAGLESLLRLSLEDLALPMSETVTAGARVRRQRDTSMARRLAFDLLQRRLRGIDEYLPTPSLSSAWLDKPFADYCHDLAALKQLSTIGSQDWPALEAAGWQRLAEVRNLELLRGLFRRPLELWLNLDRALFLVEQGYVVRLGTFCDAPLTPRNFMLLAERV; encoded by the coding sequence ATGCCTGCCAAGGGCGTTGATTCTTCCCACGTGCTGACGGGCGAGAACCTACTCGCCCGCTTCACCGCGCTGGATGCTTTTCTGACAAAGCATCAGGCGCTGTGGAAACCCCGTCCCTTCACTCATCTTTCGCTTGCTTGGGAAGCGTCCTACCCGGAGCTGGCCTTGTGGCTACGCGGGCGATCGCTTGAGGATGCGGAAAACGCGCATAACCAACCTGCCGACCTTGCCGATGCGCCGGAACCGTTTGCTTCATTGGCGGCGTTGTCGGCTGAGCTGAGCGCGGTAGGTGAGTTGCCAGGGCATGCGCTGGAAGCCGCTGGTCATCGCTTGAATGTCGATGTGCCGGGACGCAAATGGCAGCAGATCGAGGCGTTTGCCAGTCGTTTGTCCTTTGCCTCACAACCGACGCATTGGCTCGACTGGTGTTCCGGCAAGGGCCATTTGGGCCGACGTCTGTTGGGCGCCGGGCAACAATTGACCTGCGTTGAATACGATCCGGCGCTGGTTGTCAGTGGTCAGGCGTTGAGTCAACGTCATCATCTGCATGCCTTGCATGTCGAGCAGGATGTGCTGGCGACGAATGCTTCAGATGTATTGAGTGCCATCCACACGCCTGTCGCCCTCCATGCCTGTGGCGATTTGCATGTGCGACTGATGCAACTAGCCAGTGCTGCCGGCTGCCAACAACTGGCGATCGCCCCGTGCTGTTACAACCGCACAAGTCGCACGGAATATAAGGCGTTATCTGCCGCCGGACTGGAATCGCTCCTACGATTGTCTCTAGAAGATCTTGCCCTACCGATGAGCGAAACCGTCACCGCCGGTGCACGAGTCCGACGTCAGCGCGACACCTCGATGGCCCGACGCCTCGCTTTCGACCTGTTGCAACGGCGACTGCGCGGTATCGACGAATACCTGCCAACCCCCTCGCTATCCAGCGCCTGGCTGGACAAACCGTTCGCCGATTACTGCCATGATCTGGCCGCCCTCAAACAGTTATCCACAATAGGCTCGCAAGATTGGCCGGCGCTCGAAGCTGCCGGATGGCAGCGGTTGGCCGAAGTTCGCAACCTGGAATTACTGCGAGGATTGTTCCGACGACCGCTGGAGCTTTGGCTGAATCTGGATCGAGCACTTTTCCTCGTCGAACAGGGATACGTCGTACGCCTTGGTACCTTCTGCGATGCGCCGCTCACGCCACGTAATTTCATGTTGTTGGCCGAACGCGTTTAA